The Oceanotoga teriensis DNA window AAAAGAAAATCAAAGTCTTGAAGATATATTTCTTGAGCTCACTGGTGGAGACGAATTTGAAGAAATCATTGATGAACTGTGAGGTGTGATTGATGGAAGAATTAAAATTATTGCTAAAATACTCTTTTAAAAATAAAAGCAGACCAAAAAACAAAGGTTTATTTAAATCAAACAATACAAGCTCTATTTCAAATGCTTTTTTATACATGTTACCAGCTTTAATATTTGGATTCATGCTAATAACATCCTTAACTCCAATATTTAAATATACCAATATACCAATATACGAAAATTCAAAAATTACGATTGCTGATACAATTGTTTCATTATACTTTTTAATAATGTCGATAATGTTTGTGCTTCAATATTCATCAACAATAGTTACAAGTTTATTTGAAAATGATAATCTAATTTTATTATTGACATTTCCAATAAAAAAAAGTTCTATTTTTTTATCCTCAGCAATAGAAAGTTTTGTATTATCTTCTATAAATCTTGGAATGTTATTAGCTGTAATAATATCATATTTAATAGCTAATCCCAATAATATATTTTTATCAATAATATCAAGTGTATTGTTCATAGTTATGTTAATATCATTGGGATTATTAATTGGAATGATAATATCTCTCTTTATAGGAAAAACAGCTGCAAAAAGAACTGCACAAATAATATATTTTATGGGAATAATAGTATTTGTACTCGTTATAAATCTTTTCAGTAATTCAGATATCCAAAAAATAAACAACTCGTTTTCTCCTATCATAGATAAAGCAGATATATTTTTAAATCCCATATGGCCACATGTATATCTTTTAAAAGCTTTTCATGGAAATATTAATTCATCACTAATAATATTATCAATACTAATAATATCAACAATTTTTTTAATAATCTATTTAAATAAAATAGAATTAAACATATCAAACAAAAAAAACAAACATAAAGATATGAAAATAAAAGTATCAAAATTCACATTATTAAAAAAAGAATTCAAACTATTATTTAGAAATTCTTCCATTTTTTTTATGATAATATATCCATTGATTTTACCTTTAATATTTATAATAACAGGTAATATAGAAAATATCAGTTTAAATATATTCTTCATAGTTTTCTCAGCCTTATATTCGGCATATATTTCTATATATTCTATAATAGAAGATTACAATATATGGCCATTACCAATATTAATTCCTCTACAATATAACAAACAAATAAAAATAAAATCTATAATATCATCATTTATATACATATTAGAGTATATTATATTCATAATAATAATAAGTTTTATGAAAGGATTTTCTATATACAATATAATAATGATAATACCTGTATCATTGATACTATATTTCTCAGCACTTTGGGGAACAAAAATGTTTATAAATGATCCTCATAGAGACACATCAAATAAAAACAATATATTAAAGTTTGGAGAATCTATAAAAATACAAATATCAATGGTATTAATATCATTATCAATATTTTTACCTTCATCATATATCGAAAAAATTATAAATGGTAGTATATCTTTAAATATATATATAACTTTATTATTAATCTTAATACCAATAATAGTTATAACAATGTTATTAATATTTTCAAAAAAATTAATAATTTCAATAGATAAATTAATACAAAAAAATTTATATTAAAAATTAGGATTATACCCCTTCCATGCAAAATAATTAAATATAAGCCTATGGGAGGGATAATCATTAAAATAAAAATATATTCATGTTTAATAATATTAATAACAATTATAATGAGCTCATGTGTTCCATTTAAAGATCAAGTATTCATAAAATTCAATATAAAACTAGAAGATTCTACTCAAAAAGATTTATATGAAATATATGATTGGGATAAAATGAAAGTAGAAATAATATCTAAAGATGGAGTATCTTCTAATTATACAATGCAAAAAGAAAATCCAACAAATTTGAGAATACTTCTAACACCAGGAAATTACACAATAAAAGTAGAAGGGCTTAATTACAATGGAACTAAAAAAAGGTTCAAAGGAATTAAAAAAGATGTTTTCATAAACAATGGTGAAAATAAAATAAATTTAAATGTAAAGCAAAATCTTGCAAATATCAGTATAGACAATGAATTCAATTTAACTCTAAATGCCACTATAATAAACAAAGAAGAAAAAATCCCCGTAAAAGATTTAGATTCTATAGAAATTTATCCTGAAGATGATATAAAAATACAATATTCAAATAATTTGAAAACCTTTAGAACTATGCCAGATGAAACAACAAATATACTATTTACAAATGCTGAAAATTCAAATGAAGAAATCATAATTTATCAAAATATTATAAAAAAACCAAAAATAAATCTAATACCAAATGATGCAACAAAAAAAACGATCACAGTAAAATGGACGCCAGAAGAAAAAACTTCATACAAAATATATAAAACATCTGATAATAAAAATAAAATGTTCAAAGAACCCACTTTAAAAGAAGAAAGTTCTGGGAAATATATAATAGATGAAACTGGAAAATCAGGATCTATGACTTATTTCATTTTCCCAATTAAAAATAATGAATATGGTCCATATGAAAAATTAACAGTAAACTTAAATAATCTACCTCCAATACCTAAAAATTCATTTTTTAGCCCAAATGGAACTACAGATGAATCAACAAAAACAATAAACTTTTCTTGGAAATTTGAAGATCCCGAAAATGATGAATTAAATTATACATTATATATAAACGGAACTGGAGAACCACTTGAAATAAATGTAGATTCAGATACAAATTATACTTTAGAAAACCATGATATATTAAAACCAGAAACAACATATACATGGTATATAGAAGCTTCAGATGAAAATAATAAAGTTAAATCAGAAACTTATAAATTTAAAACCGGCAAATAAAAAACAAAAAATAAAAACTTCGGAATAAAAAATTCCGAAGTTTTTTATATAATTTTAAAAGAAATCCGTACAATATATATTATAATATGTATGATATAATATTATAAAGAAATTAAAAAACAGTTAATATAAAAAGGTGAATCAATATAAATGTTACTAACTGTATTTTATTGGCGGTGATTCCATGAGATATAAAAATAAAATAGAAATTCCTACTAAGCTTTTTTATAGCTTCAAAACAGAAGAAAGCTTAAAATGCAATATAGAAATGGTTATAGACTCTGAAAAAATATATAATAAGAAAGAAATACAAGAACAAAAAAATTTAAACACTTTCGTAAAAAACCTTCAATTCACTTTCAGTATAAACCCTGATGGAGAAATCTCAATATTCGATAAAAATAAAATTGAAATTAAAAATGAAAAAATTATAAAAAAAATAAAAAGAACCACTCAATTCAAAAAAGCATCTCAAAAGCTTTCTATATCTCTAAAAGAAAAATTTAAAGAAAAAGATGAATTTTTCATGAGTATATACTCTCAAACTCCTTCATTAAGAACAAAAAATGAATTTGAAAAAATTTCAACCTCATTTGAAATACCAGATCTATACAAAAAAAATGAATTTGAACCAAAAAAACCAACAATAAAAGATGCTGAATTAGAATTAAAAGAAATAGCAAAATCAAAATTTCCATTCAATTTATTTAAAAATTTTTTAAAACAAAGAAAAGAATTCATACAAAAAAATCTACAATCAGTATATGAAGATAACTTAAAAATCTGGAATCAAAAAAAAGAAAAATTTGATGAAAATGAAGAATATCTGTATAAAAATAGTTTAGAACTAAATAAAAAATCGAAAAAAAACAAACAATACATTGAAGATGCTTTGAAAAATACCAACATTGAAATTTGGATCGAATATATACTCGAAAATTTAAAATTGCCATACAATTTAAAAATGAGCTATGAATATTCAAATAATACAGTTTATGGAGATATTTTAACTCCATGTGAAGAAGAACTACCTCAAAATAGAGTAAACATATTAAAATCTGGGAAAGCTTCTGTTAAAAGCAAACTTAAAAAAGACTATAAATATCTTTACCTATATTCAACACTTGGAACAGCTATATACATAGCTGGAGTTATTTTTAATGTTAGTCCCCATATTGAAAATATAATATTATCTGGTTTAGATAGAAAAACAAATGAATTTCACTATTCTATAGACTTTGACAGATTAACTTTTATGAAATTAAAAATAGACAAATTAACTCCAATAGAAGCAATTTATCTATTTAAAAATAATGCAAATATATTATCGACCTATACTATGAAACCTATAAAACCATTAGAATGAGATTATTTCATAAATATAATCTCATTCTTTATTTTTCATAATTCTTTTCTTTTCATACATCAAATTATCAGCCTTAGATATAAAATCATCGAGCCCTTCACCATTATATTCACAGATGCCATATGCAACCTCTATTTTAAAAGGATATCTCTTTTCATAATTTATTGCCTTAAATTTTTCTTTTATCTTATCCCAAATAAAATTTGCTTTTTTAAAATCACTTTTCGAAAAAATTATGAGAAACTCATCTCCACCAAGTCTTATAAAATAATCATCTTCATTTATAGAATTCATAATAGTCTCTGAAAAATTTTTTAACATTATATCTCCAAAATTATGTCCATAAACATCGTTTATATATTTAAGATTATTAATATCTAAAAAACATATACTAATATTATCTTTATTTTTAAAATAATTTTTTATCTGTTTTTCAAGTATTATCAAACCCATTCTTCTATTATAAGCATCTGTTAAAGAATCATAAGATGCATATTTTCTTATTAATTCTTGATTTTTTTTCTGTTCTGTTATATCTTCTTGAATAGCTACAAAAAATTCTATTTTATTTTTTTCATTATAAATAGGTGTTATTATCTGATAAGCAGTATAAAAATCCCCATTTTTTTTCTTATTCACAATTTCTTCTTTCCATATATTGCCAGAAAGAATTGTATTCCACATCTTATAATAATCATCATCTCCATTCATTCCTGAAGATAATATACTCGTTTTTTTCCCAATAGAATCTTTTTTAGAAAAACCTGTTATTCTTTCAAAAGCTGGATTAATATACTCTATAACTCCATCAACATCAGTTATATATATACCATAACCAGCAACTTCAATTGCTTTTTCAAAAAGTTTCAATTTTTTCTCTCTTAGCTTCATATCAGTTATATCCAAAGTAACTCCTAAAACCTTTATATTATTTCCAAAATTATCTTTAATAACCTTTACTTTAGAACTCAAATACTTCAAATCATTATATTTTGTAATTATTTTAAATGTCAATGTTGGTATAAATGTCTCTTTATAAAAAAGTTGCTCATAACTAATAGCTCTTTGAATATCCTCAGAAACAACTAGTTTATAAAAATCTTCTCTTTTAAATTCAGAAACATTCTCAATGCCGAGTATTTTCGCCGAACCTTTAGAAATTTTCATATTTTTTGAATTTAGATCATATTCCCAAGTTCCCATATCTATAAGACTTTCTAATGTACTCAAAATCATAGAGTTACTCTTTAAGACACTTTCTCTTTCATATGATTCATCAAAAACTTTAAATGAAAGTATACAATAACTTCCATCATTTTCATTAAAAAGTTCAGCAGAAAACTTATATTTTTTAAATTCTCCATCCTTTTTCTTAAGTTCGACTTCATCATTAATTATCTTTTTATCTTCGAGTATAAGTTTCTTATATATATATCAACTCTATAATCATCTGAATATATACCCAAATCAAAAAAAGTTTTATCTATCAATTCTTCTCTCAAATAACCTAATTCATAAGTATATGCATCATTTATTTCAATATATTTATAAGTATTCAAATCGATAATCGCCATAGGATTATCTGAAAACAAAAAAGCTTTGTAAAATTTTTCGTCCACACCCCAAAAAATAGAACTTTTTTCTGAAGAATTATCAACATCTATATGTTCAACATTACTCAAAGGTACAATTAGAAAATAAATGAATTCTTTTTCATAAAAGAATTTTATTTCAAACTTACTTTTCAATTTTTCAATAATTATTTGATAAGAATAATTTTTATACTTCATAACTTTATAAAAAATTTTTTCAAACTCTTTATAAGAACCCAAAAGTTTTATATAATAATCATAAAATTCATTTTTTTCGATAATTTCAAAATAATTCTTCTCATTTTCTTCATCAAATATAACTTTTATTATAGAAAAACCTATATCATTTAAACTGAACAATTTATAAACCTTTGAAATATATTCATCCATAAAAATCACCTAAATTGTATATTTTTTAATAAAATTAATTAAAAAAATCGTCCAAAACTATTTTAAATCTATCCTGTTCAGAAATTATCAAAGGATCTTCACCATTTTCAAATATATAATAATCACTATTTGGAATATCATTTATCAAATCTATAACCTTAGATTTATCAGTAGAAACTATCATAACTTTTTTCTTTATACTTAAAAGTTCAGAATCATAAAAGTTTTCTATTCTTTTAGAAAATTCAACAAGCATATTAGTATCAGCATCTACAACATCTTCCCAATCAATTCCATGCATAGCTTGCCAAAAACCTTGTCCTATACCCTTCATACTTGCTCTACTCTTTTGAATACTGAATGCAACACCTCTTGGTATCGATTTACCCAAAAAACTATCTATCATTACTTTATTTATATTTGAGTCATTCAAAATAACCATATTCAAAGCAATTATTGATCCACCACTGATCCCTAAAATATTTACATCAGAAAGATTTAAATCTTCAATCATACTCAAAAATACTTCTGCAGAAAATTTCCAAAAATTTAATGGAAATCTTTTTATTCTGCTGGATTTTCCATGACCCGGCAAATCTGGAGCGATAACTCTATAATCTTTTGATAAAATATCTATTTCATTCAAAAAAAGTTCTGTCGATGCAGTATCTCCATGTAAAAATAATATATTCTTTCCCTTTCCTTTATCATGATAAAAAATCTCAAGATCTTTATAATTATATGTAGCCATATACATCACCTCTTATTAATATAATTATAACATACATAAAAATTTCTACTATTAATATAAAAAATAATATTTTTATTCAAAATAAATTTTAAAATTAAAAATTATTAAGGTATAATATATTATAAGAAAATATTATACAATGAGGAGAATTTCAATTGAGAAAAATAATAACTTTTTTATTTTTAATTACTTCAATACTTATATTTGCATCATTAGATGATATATCAGAAATATTCAATAAAGAAGATATGATTCAAAGTTCAGATCAAAAACTGCAAAAAATGGGATATCTTTTAAAACATTGGGAAAAAAATCATTCTCTTTACAAACAAAAAGCAGATGAAATAAAAATAAACAATTTTCGTGAAGATGAAAAAGCTTTAATAAACTTCATGGAAAATATACAACCCTTAGTTTATATAGATCCAGTTGCTAAATTAAGTGAACTTTATGAACAATATCCAGATTCAATAGCTGTAAAATCACTTTATCTTTTATACAATGTAGAGTATTGGAAAGCCATAAAAGATCCAAAAATTGCAGAACAAATAATAAGTTTAAGTAATGAAATAGAAAACATAAAATCAAAAGACATACCACTTGGAATATATGCAAAAAGTTTAATAATGTGGAAATCAAATATATTTAAAAATGAAGAAATAGCTTATTCACAGTTAAAAAATTTATATATTAATATAACTAATCAAAAAGAGATTTTAGAATTACTTATAGAAATGAATTATCAAAATAAAAATAACTCATTAACCAAAAAACTCTATAAAGATTATTTAGAAAAACCAGAAAAAGATGTAAAAACAATGATTCATCTTGCAAATCTTTTATACTTTGATAATGATATAGAAGAATTATCAAAATTTTCAGAAGATCTTTTAAACCAATATCCAAACAATAGTTTTGTAAAAAAGAATATATATGAAATACTTGGAGACTCATCAAAAAATATAGACCAAAAAGTAGAATATTATAAATTAGCTTCTTCAAGCGATCCAGAAGACCCAAACCTTTTAACAAAACTTGGATTGTCTTATTATGAACAAGATCCAAAAGAAAATGCAAAACTCGTAAGAATCATTTTGAATTCTTCGATATCAAAAAATCCAAATCAACCTGAAGTAGAAAAAATACTTTCTAAACTAAGAAAAAATGTAATCATTAAAAACTTCTTATTTTATATGGTTCCAATAATTTTAATAACAGCAATTGGAATATTTTTATTGTTGAAACTTGAAAAAATAAAAAAAGAAAAAGAACTTAAATTGATGAATGATGAAAATGATGATAATATATAAAAGTGGAAAATTAATATTTTCCACTTTTATTTTACCATATTTTATTAAAAAACAATTTTAAAAAATTACAAAAAAGTTACTTATTGTTTTACAAAAATATATTTACTTTTTTAAAAGAATATGATAGAATATATACAGAAGTTAGGTAAACCTAAAATATTCAGGGACTAATTATTAACAAATACTTTCAATGGTGTGATGCTCCTCTTGTCTATTTCAAAGAAGATTATTCAATTGTCATAAAAAACGGGTTTAAAACCCGTTTTTTATTATATTTTAATATAAAATGGTATAATAAATAAAAAACAGGAGTTATAAGATGAAAAAAATTTTTATTTATTGTGCATACACTTTAATATCTATAACAATAATCGCCCATCCACATGTATTCATAGAAGTTTTAACTAAAATAAATATAAAAAACGATATATTAGAAATATCTTCAACTTGGAAATTTGACGATTTAATGAGCATGCTTTTAAAAAAACAATATAATGATATAGATTCTATAAATAAAAAACTTCAAGAAAAATATAAAAAAGAAAATTTTTTTACTACAATTTATCTAAACCAAAAAAACCTACAAATTTCGCCCTTAAAAATATTTTCAACTGAAATCGAAAACAGAATATTGTTTACAATGATATACGATTTAAAATTAGAAAATAATAATAATGAAATAATCATTTCAACATATGATAAAAGTTATTATACTTATTTAAAAACCGAAAAAGATGATAATATAAATATAATACCAAACAAAAATTATGAAATAGAAAGTACTATATTTGCAAATTTTGATAAATTATTTTACTTTGATCAAATATTTCCATATGAAATAAAATTAATAATTCGGAGAAAATAAAAATGAATATAAAAAAAATAACTTTATTTATAATAATATTAATTATAATATTATTTTTAATCAAATACTTCAATATAATTCCAAAAATAAATCATGAAATAATTAATATACAATATAATATAAATCAAACACTTGGAAATCTTATAAAATCGATAAAAGAAAACCCTCAAAATTTAATAAATGCTTCAATAATATCTTTTTTATTTGGTATAATTCATGCCGCTGGACCAGGTCATGGAAAAACATTTGCTGCTTCTATATTTTTAGAGGATAAAACATCAAATGCTAAAAAATCGATAATATTTGGGAATATATTTGCTATAACTCACACATTATCTGCAATAATTTTGATATCTTTTTTTTATTTTATTATAAAAGACATTCTTTTCATAGATAGCGAAACTCCTACAAAAATAATAAAATTGATAAGTAGTTCATTTTTGATATTATTAGGAATATTTTTACTAATAAAAAATATAAAAGACAAAAATGATGCTCCAAAAAACAAAGAGTACAAAATCACGGCTTTCCTAGCCGGAATTGTACCTTGTCCTGGAGTTATGACTATTATGTTATTTTCAATTTCATATGACTTTTACATTCAAGGCATAATTCTTTCAATAGCTATGTCAATTGGTATGGGATTGACCGTAACTATTTCGGCTTTACTATCACACTATTTTAGAATATTCTTAGATAAAAAAATATTCAATTTTAAAAAAGGACAAAAAATAATTTCTACATTTGCAAGCATTATGATAATATTTTTTGGTTTAATCTCATTGAATTTATATTAAATAACATCTTCGAGTGGAATTTCTATTATTAGACAATTCAATCCAACATCTAATATCATATTATCTAAAGAAAAAAATTTTCCGTTTATATCTTCAACAATAACTTCAAAATCGTCATATTTTTCAAGTTCAGAATAAACTTGAGAAACATTATAAGTTATCTTGGGATCCTTTTCACATACAACTATTTTATTTTTCTTTAAATAAATATCATCTGGATAAAGAGAACATTCTCCTTTTCCTATACTTTCTTTACTATCAATAAAAACAAAATAAATCATGGTAGCTTCATCAGATTCTACAATACTTTCAATTTTGTTCAAAAATTCACTTTTTAACATAAAATCCCTCCCTTGATTTTCCAAATTACAATCATATATCATTATAGCATTACAAAATTAATTTAAATTAAATTAATTTTAATTTCCAGCTTCTTTCAATCCCTGAAAAATTTTAACCTCTTTACCTTGTGAAATTCTTATGAAATTTATTCTATGCTTAAATAAATTCACTCCATAAATAACAATATATGCAAATAAATATTCATTAGATCCCATAAAAATTTTCAACACTATTATACTAAGTATAGAAAGCAAAACTCCTATTGATAAATATTTTGTCAAAAGAGTATAGAAAGTAGATAATATTAAAAAAGTTATTCCCATAATAACACTATCTGCAAATATAATTCCCCAATTAACCGCTATTCCTTTTCCTCCTTTAAACTTTAAAAATAAACTCCAATTATGGCCTAAAACGGCTAAAATCAAAGCCAAATTTATGAAAAATAAACTTTCGAGAAAATAATCAGCAATTAAAAATACTATTATTCCTTTAAAAACATCTAATACC harbors:
- a CDS encoding sensor domain-containing diguanylate cyclase, whose protein sequence is MILSTLESLIDMGTWEYDLNSKNMKISKGSAKILGIENVSEFKREDFYKLVVSEDIQRAISYEQLFYKETFIPTLTFKIITKYNDLKYLSSKVKVIKDNFGNNIKVLGVTLDITDMKLREKKLKLFEKAIEVAGYGIYITDVDGVIEYINPAFERITGFSKKDSIGKKTSILSSGMNGDDDYYKMWNTILSGNIWKEEIVNKKKNGDFYTAYQIITPIYNEKNKIEFFVAIQEDITEQKKNQELIRKYASYDSLTDAYNRRMGLIILEKQIKNYFKNKDNISICFLDINNLKYINDVYGHNFGDIMLKNFSETIMNSINEDDYFIRLGGDEFLIIFSKSDFKKANFIWDKIKEKFKAINYEKRYPFKIEVAYGICEYNGEGLDDFISKADNLMYEKKRIMKNKE
- a CDS encoding alpha/beta fold hydrolase, with the translated sequence MATYNYKDLEIFYHDKGKGKNILFLHGDTASTELFLNEIDILSKDYRVIAPDLPGHGKSSRIKRFPLNFWKFSAEVFLSMIEDLNLSDVNILGISGGSIIALNMVILNDSNINKVMIDSFLGKSIPRGVAFSIQKSRASMKGIGQGFWQAMHGIDWEDVVDADTNMLVEFSKRIENFYDSELLSIKKKVMIVSTDKSKVIDLINDIPNSDYYIFENGEDPLIISEQDRFKIVLDDFFN
- a CDS encoding tetratricopeptide repeat protein, translating into MRKIITFLFLITSILIFASLDDISEIFNKEDMIQSSDQKLQKMGYLLKHWEKNHSLYKQKADEIKINNFREDEKALINFMENIQPLVYIDPVAKLSELYEQYPDSIAVKSLYLLYNVEYWKAIKDPKIAEQIISLSNEIENIKSKDIPLGIYAKSLIMWKSNIFKNEEIAYSQLKNLYINITNQKEILELLIEMNYQNKNNSLTKKLYKDYLEKPEKDVKTMIHLANLLYFDNDIEELSKFSEDLLNQYPNNSFVKKNIYEILGDSSKNIDQKVEYYKLASSSDPEDPNLLTKLGLSYYEQDPKENAKLVRIILNSSISKNPNQPEVEKILSKLRKNVIIKNFLFYMVPIILITAIGIFLLLKLEKIKKEKELKLMNDENDDNI
- a CDS encoding DUF1007 family protein; amino-acid sequence: MKKIFIYCAYTLISITIIAHPHVFIEVLTKINIKNDILEISSTWKFDDLMSMLLKKQYNDIDSINKKLQEKYKKENFFTTIYLNQKNLQISPLKIFSTEIENRILFTMIYDLKLENNNNEIIISTYDKSYYTYLKTEKDDNINIIPNKNYEIESTIFANFDKLFYFDQIFPYEIKLIIRRK
- a CDS encoding HoxN/HupN/NixA family nickel/cobalt transporter, whose product is MNIKKITLFIIILIIILFLIKYFNIIPKINHEIINIQYNINQTLGNLIKSIKENPQNLINASIISFLFGIIHAAGPGHGKTFAASIFLEDKTSNAKKSIIFGNIFAITHTLSAIILISFFYFIIKDILFIDSETPTKIIKLISSSFLILLGIFLLIKNIKDKNDAPKNKEYKITAFLAGIVPCPGVMTIMLFSISYDFYIQGIILSIAMSIGMGLTVTISALLSHYFRIFLDKKIFNFKKGQKIISTFASIMIIFFGLISLNLY
- a CDS encoding glycerol-3-phosphate acyltransferase, translating into MNILILILSYLIGSVPFSYILPKVFKNKNTLKEGTKNPGGTNAIYTSGYFIGILSMVLDVFKGIIVFLIADYFLESLFFINLALILAVLGHNWSLFLKFKGGKGIAVNWGIIFADSVIMGITFLILSTFYTLLTKYLSIGVLLSILSIIVLKIFMGSNEYLFAYIVIYGVNLFKHRINFIRISQGKEVKIFQGLKEAGN